A window of Hordeum vulgare subsp. vulgare chromosome 5H, MorexV3_pseudomolecules_assembly, whole genome shotgun sequence genomic DNA:
TCGACGACGGCGGCAGCGCGCCCATAGTCCTCGGCTGCCGCGACGGCCTCGTGCTCATCCTCGACCCGACGTACCCCCTCGGCCAGATCGGGGTCCTCATCTGGGACCCCGTCACGGGCGACCAGCGCCGCCTCACCGTGCCTCCGGCGCTCGACGACGGCTACACGGAGATCTACAACGGGGCGTTGCTCCGCGCGGCCGCCGGAGCGCGCGGCGGCGACCACCGTTTCCAGTTTCAGCTGGTCATGGTGGGTGTCGATAGGAAACACACCCGGGCGTTCGCCTGCGTCTACTCGTCCGAGGCCGGCGTGTGGGGCGACCTCATCTCAGCCCCCCTGGTTTCCATGAGCTACCACACCGTGGTCTCCATGAGTATTTCCAGCACCTTGGTTGGGAATTCCCTTTACTGGTCGGTTTTCGGAAACTCTGCATACGGCATCCTGGAGTTTGATCTGGATACGCAGCGATTAGCCGTGATTCCGGTGCCGGTGAGCTCGTCTAGCAGTGTCAATTGGTCCTTCTGGGCTATGCCCATGGAGGATGGTGGCCTTGGCTTCCTCTATCTATTAGACTTCAGCACCCAGTTATGGAAGAGAACGACCGATCGTGACGGCGATGTTTCATGGGTGCTGGCAAAGACTATTGAATTGGACAAGCTTCTTTCCCTTGATAAGAAGAAATCGTGTCCAATGATGCTGGGGTTTTCTGATTGCAATAACGTGGTGTTCTTCTTGACGGTTACCGGTTTAGTCATGGTCCAGTTTGAGTCAATGCAGTTCAAGAAACTAGCTCATACACGACTGGATTTGTCTCTGGTTCATCCACACGTGGTTCATCCATTCTCAACTGTCTATACTGCAGGTAATAGCATTACCTGTACATTGTGGGTAACCTCTAATATTTTTTACAGTTGATTGATGGAAAGCCTTTCACACCCTTGAATGCTAGACTAACAATTTTAAGTTAAGGCTGTGTCATGTGTTTCTTTTGTTGCTCAATTAACTATTTGAACAAATGCTGATATTGTTTATGATATTATCATTATCAAACTATTTGGTTTAAGTTAGAGATAGCAAAAAAATTATATGTCATTCTGTGAACGGAAGTATATTAAACCATGAATAAAAAGATCAACAAGCCCTTCCAATAACAAATTAATAATAAAATCTATAATTCATTGTTCCGTTTATATTGCCTTATGCAAGAAATGTACTATAATGGTAATGTTAGGGCGTAGGTGCAGTGGAAGTGCTGATTGCCTTTCCCTTGTTGAGATAAGTAAGTTTTAAAAATGAAAAGCTAAAACTGAACCAACTGAAGTGAAATGTTCGATTGTGTAGCTTGATTGCCTATTGATCTTGCTAATAGCCTTAAATCCGTAATTAACAACTTTGTTTATGTCTTTATGGAATAATGGTGATTTTTTATTACTCGCTGAAGACTCATGC
This region includes:
- the LOC123452527 gene encoding uncharacterized protein LOC123452527, with translation MGELTRLRLSSSRPPAPAPAPPEEDDDLLSEILLRLPPLPSSLPRASLVCNRWRGLVSAPAFLRRFRAHHRRRVGGPPPPLLGFFEDALYGVSFTATLDAPDRIPDGRFSRRFDDGGSAPIVLGCRDGLVLILDPTYPLGQIGVLIWDPVTGDQRRLTVPPALDDGYTEIYNGALLRAAAGARGGDHRFQFQLVMVGVDRKHTRAFACVYSSEAGVWGDLISAPLVSMSYHTVVSMSISSTLVGNSLYWSVFGNSAYGILEFDLDTQRLAVIPVPVSSSSSVNWSFWAMPMEDGGLGFLYLLDFSTQLWKRTTDRDGDVSWVLAKTIELDKLLSLDKKKSCPMMLGFSDCNNVVFFLTVTGLVMVQFESMQFKKLAHTRLDLSLVHPHVVHPFSTVYTADMGTGVGDDRAELLDST